In a genomic window of Algoriphagus halophilus:
- a CDS encoding co-chaperone GroES: MELTADNKLKNLIVVGDRVLIKLKKPNEKTGSGLYLPPGVQEKEKVQQGYIIKTGPGYPIPMPTEDPEPWMDKEEPIKYVPLQAKEGDLAIFLLNGSFEVIYGGEKYHVVPQSSILMLEREQEL; this comes from the coding sequence ATGGAACTGACAGCTGACAATAAATTAAAAAACCTGATCGTCGTAGGGGACAGAGTTTTGATTAAGCTAAAGAAACCAAATGAAAAAACCGGTTCAGGCTTATATCTCCCGCCTGGTGTTCAGGAAAAAGAGAAAGTCCAACAAGGATACATCATCAAAACAGGGCCAGGCTATCCAATCCCAATGCCCACTGAAGACCCTGAACCTTGGATGGATAAAGAAGAACCCATTAAGTATGTCCCGCTTCAAGCTAAAGAAGGGGATTTGGCAATTTTCCTATTAAATGGATCTTTTGAGGTGATTTATGGAGGTGAAAAATATCATGTTGTCCCACAAAGTTCTATACTAATGCTAGAAAGAGAACAAGAGCTATAA
- the dnaK gene encoding molecular chaperone DnaK, with product MGKIIGIDLGTTNSCVAVMEGNEPVVIQNSEGRRTTPSIVAFLDNGNGERKVGDPAKRQAITNPANTISSVKRFMGKKFSEVSEEKKHASYKVEKGSNDTIVVKIGDRSYTPQELSAMILQKMKTTAEDFLGQEVTEAVITVPAYFNDSERQATKEAGQIAGLEVKRIINEPTAAALAYGMDKKNQDMKIAVYDLGGGTFDISVLELGDGVFEVKSTNGDVHLGGDDFDQVIINWLADEFKSEEQIDLRQDPMALQRLKEAAEKAKIELSSSSSTEINLPYITATQSGPKHLVRTLSRAKFEQLSEDLVRRSMEPCKKALDDAGLSPSDIDEVILVGGSTRIPKIQEEVEKFFGKKPSKGVNPDEVVAIGAAIQGGVLTGEVKDVLLLDVTPLSLGIETMGGVFTKLIESNTTIPTKKSEVFSTAADNQPAVDIHVLQGERPMAKDNRTIGRFQLTDIPPAQRGVPQIEVTFDIDANGILNVSAKDKGTGKEQKIKIEASSGLSQEEIDRMKNEAEANAAADKAEKEKIEKLNQADSLIFQTEKQLKEYGDKLSEGNKTAINSALETLKAAHQSQNVEGLDPAIEGLNKAWEAASQEMYNAAGAEGAQPGPDASAGTDEGTSGDGVSDVDYEEVSEDKK from the coding sequence ATGGGAAAAATTATCGGCATTGACTTGGGTACCACCAACTCCTGCGTAGCCGTAATGGAGGGTAATGAGCCTGTAGTCATCCAAAACAGCGAAGGGAGAAGAACCACTCCATCAATTGTGGCTTTTCTTGACAATGGAAACGGAGAACGCAAAGTAGGTGATCCTGCAAAACGTCAAGCAATCACTAACCCTGCTAATACGATTTCATCTGTAAAAAGATTTATGGGTAAAAAATTCTCTGAAGTTTCTGAAGAGAAAAAACATGCCTCTTATAAAGTCGAAAAAGGATCAAACGACACGATTGTAGTTAAAATCGGTGACAGATCTTATACTCCTCAAGAGCTTTCCGCAATGATTCTTCAAAAAATGAAGACCACTGCAGAAGACTTTTTGGGACAAGAAGTTACTGAAGCAGTAATTACCGTACCTGCATATTTTAATGACTCTGAGCGTCAGGCTACGAAAGAAGCTGGACAGATTGCAGGCCTTGAAGTAAAAAGAATTATCAACGAGCCTACTGCTGCTGCATTGGCTTATGGTATGGATAAAAAGAATCAAGACATGAAAATTGCCGTGTATGACCTTGGTGGTGGTACATTTGATATTTCAGTCTTGGAACTTGGTGACGGTGTTTTCGAAGTGAAGTCTACCAACGGTGATGTTCACTTAGGTGGAGACGACTTCGACCAAGTAATTATCAACTGGTTAGCAGATGAATTTAAAAGCGAAGAGCAAATTGATCTAAGACAAGATCCAATGGCACTTCAGAGATTGAAAGAAGCTGCTGAGAAAGCTAAAATCGAACTTTCAAGTTCTTCATCTACAGAGATCAACTTGCCATATATCACAGCGACTCAATCAGGTCCTAAGCACTTGGTAAGAACTCTAAGCAGAGCAAAATTTGAGCAACTTTCTGAAGATCTTGTAAGAAGATCTATGGAGCCTTGTAAAAAAGCATTGGATGATGCTGGATTAAGTCCATCTGACATTGATGAAGTTATCTTGGTAGGTGGATCTACAAGAATTCCTAAAATCCAAGAAGAAGTTGAGAAGTTCTTTGGCAAGAAACCTTCTAAAGGAGTAAACCCTGATGAGGTGGTAGCAATTGGAGCTGCAATCCAAGGTGGTGTATTGACTGGTGAAGTAAAAGATGTGTTGCTACTTGATGTGACCCCTCTTTCTTTAGGAATCGAAACAATGGGTGGAGTATTCACCAAATTGATCGAATCTAACACCACGATCCCAACCAAGAAATCAGAAGTGTTCTCTACAGCTGCTGACAATCAGCCAGCGGTAGATATCCACGTCCTTCAAGGTGAAAGACCAATGGCTAAAGACAACAGAACAATTGGTAGATTCCAACTTACTGATATCCCGCCAGCTCAAAGAGGTGTTCCACAAATCGAAGTAACCTTTGATATTGATGCCAACGGTATTCTAAATGTGTCTGCAAAAGATAAAGGAACTGGTAAAGAGCAAAAGATCAAAATTGAAGCTTCATCTGGACTTTCTCAAGAGGAAATTGACAGAATGAAAAATGAAGCTGAAGCAAATGCTGCTGCAGATAAAGCTGAAAAAGAGAAGATTGAAAAATTGAATCAAGCTGACAGCTTAATCTTCCAGACTGAGAAGCAATTGAAAGAATATGGAGATAAGCTTTCCGAAGGAAACAAAACTGCCATTAATTCAGCGCTAGAAACTTTGAAGGCTGCTCATCAGTCTCAAAATGTAGAAGGTCTAGATCCAGCTATAGAAGGCTTGAATAAGGCATGGGAAGCTGCTTCACAAGAAATGTATAATGCTGCGGGTGCAGAAGGAGCTCAACCAGGTCCTGATGCCTCAGCGGGTACAGATGAAGGAACTTCTGGAGATGGAGTTTCTGATGTAGATTACGAAGAAGTTAGCGAAGACAAGAAGTAA
- a CDS encoding MOSC domain-containing protein, with protein MQLNLAIQDIYIYPIKSLGGVRVEEAWVEERGFLHDRRWMLVAPDGTFITQRKHPQLALLQVVLAKEALLVFDKNDRASQIRIPFDKSTSEQMEVTVWDDVMIAEKVGVEYDKWFQKKLGMKVFLVKMPQTTQRKVDPKYAKNGEIVSFADGMPYLLIGQSSLQELNSKLNDPVPMDRFRPNIVFSGGRAFCEDEMNSIRIGEVEFGIIKPCARCVLTTVDQETGKKGKEPLATLASFRTKNNKILFGQNMVALSLGKVKVGDSLIVME; from the coding sequence ATGCAATTAAATCTCGCAATTCAGGATATTTATATTTATCCAATTAAATCCTTGGGAGGAGTTCGTGTAGAAGAAGCTTGGGTAGAGGAAAGAGGTTTTCTTCATGATAGAAGGTGGATGCTAGTAGCACCAGATGGAACATTTATTACCCAAAGAAAGCATCCCCAATTAGCACTTCTTCAAGTCGTATTGGCAAAAGAGGCTTTACTGGTTTTTGATAAAAATGACAGAGCAAGTCAGATTAGAATCCCCTTTGATAAATCTACTTCAGAGCAAATGGAAGTAACTGTATGGGATGATGTGATGATTGCTGAAAAGGTAGGGGTCGAATATGATAAATGGTTTCAAAAGAAATTGGGCATGAAGGTGTTTTTGGTAAAAATGCCACAAACTACCCAAAGAAAGGTAGATCCTAAATATGCCAAAAATGGAGAAATAGTAAGCTTTGCAGATGGAATGCCCTACTTGTTGATCGGTCAGTCTTCTTTACAGGAACTTAATTCCAAATTAAATGACCCGGTACCCATGGATCGATTTAGACCTAATATTGTTTTTTCTGGAGGAAGGGCTTTTTGCGAAGATGAAATGAATTCTATACGGATAGGAGAGGTGGAGTTTGGTATTATTAAGCCTTGCGCTAGATGTGTACTGACTACCGTGGATCAGGAAACTGGAAAGAAAGGAAAGGAACCTCTCGCTACTTTAGCAAGTTTTCGTACCAAAAACAATAAAATATTATTCGGTCAAAATATGGTGGCCTTAAGTTTGGGTAAAGTAAAAGTGGGAGACTCGCTTATTGTAATGGAATAA
- the hemE gene encoding uroporphyrinogen decarboxylase: MQLKNDLLLRAAKGEPVERTPVWLMRQAGRILPEYRAVRESVSGFIELAQTPELAAEVTIQPVDHLGVDAAIIFSDILVIPEAMGLPYEMVEKRGPWFSNTVNSTADLKKLRIADGANDLSYVIKAIEITKKNLNGRVPLIGFAGAPWTIFAYMVEGSGSKTFSKARQMLYTQPSFSHELLQMITDSTINYLQAQVKAGADLIQVFDSWAGILGPKQYEEFSHLYISQICDAITEVPVTVFAKGAFFAREEMGNLNCETIGLDWNMGIEESRKLIGANKTLQGNLDPAALYGNPEQVRAATLDMMEQFRGSRHIANLGHGVYPDIDPEMVKVFIQTVKDFK; this comes from the coding sequence ATGCAATTAAAAAATGATCTTCTGCTACGTGCTGCCAAAGGGGAACCAGTTGAAAGAACCCCAGTTTGGTTAATGCGCCAAGCGGGTAGAATACTACCAGAATATAGAGCTGTCAGAGAAAGTGTCAGCGGGTTTATTGAATTAGCACAAACACCGGAATTGGCTGCTGAAGTCACTATTCAGCCTGTGGACCATTTAGGGGTAGATGCTGCCATTATTTTTTCAGACATCTTAGTGATCCCCGAAGCAATGGGACTTCCTTATGAAATGGTGGAAAAACGAGGACCTTGGTTTTCCAACACAGTCAATAGCACAGCAGATCTAAAGAAATTAAGGATTGCAGATGGTGCCAACGATTTGAGTTACGTGATCAAAGCAATTGAAATCACTAAGAAAAACCTCAATGGCCGTGTTCCTTTGATTGGATTTGCAGGGGCTCCATGGACTATTTTTGCCTACATGGTAGAAGGTAGTGGTAGCAAGACATTTTCTAAAGCAAGACAAATGCTCTATACCCAACCTTCATTTTCGCATGAACTTTTGCAAATGATTACCGACAGCACCATCAATTATCTGCAAGCTCAAGTAAAAGCGGGAGCAGATTTAATTCAGGTGTTTGACAGTTGGGCCGGAATCTTAGGACCTAAACAATATGAAGAATTCTCCCATCTCTACATCTCTCAGATTTGCGATGCTATTACGGAGGTTCCAGTTACCGTATTTGCAAAAGGTGCATTCTTCGCAAGAGAAGAAATGGGCAATTTAAATTGTGAGACGATTGGTCTTGACTGGAATATGGGGATTGAGGAATCCAGAAAACTAATAGGAGCGAATAAAACCCTTCAAGGCAACCTAGATCCTGCTGCATTGTATGGCAACCCGGAACAAGTAAGAGCTGCTACTTTGGATATGATGGAACAGTTCCGTGGATCCAGACATATTGCTAATTTAGGACATGGTGTTTATCCGGATATAGACCCAGAAATGGTCAAAGTCTTTATCCAGACAGTCAAAGATTTTAAATAA
- a CDS encoding ABC transporter ATP-binding protein has protein sequence MSLEKEKQSSGEIVDTQVLKQLYSHVKPYRAQFYFLVFLTIAMAALAPTRPYFIQVAIDDYVAKGDAPGLLNIIYVLVGLMILQAVVQWAHTFYSGWIGQVIIKDIRVNLYKHLLKLRLKFFDNTPIGRLVTRNVSDIETLADVFSEGLAAIIGDLLQLVTILGVMFYIDWKLTLVSLCTLPLMIISTYIFKEKIKVTFNDVRNAVSNLNSFLQEHITGMNIVQIFNREDREFEKFKSINKEHRTAHIKSVLYYSIYFPVAEIIQAIGIGLVVWYGAVGVLGMDLQVGILISFIMYLQLFFRPIRMIADRFNTLQMGVVSSSRIFKLLESDEHIANEGELKPESVKGNISLEHVWFAYNNDEYVLKDINFEVKSGQTVALVGATGAGKSSIINLISRFYEINEGVISIDGKDIRDFDLGILRKHIGVVLQDVFLFSDTIYYNITLGNPSISREQVMDAAEQVGARKFIERLPGGLDYNVMERGATLSVGQRQLISFVRAMVYNPEIIILDEATSSVDTETEELIQESIDKMMKGRTSIVIAHRLSTIQKADKIIVLNKGEIVETGTHTELLELGGHYTQLHQMQLKTMAI, from the coding sequence TTGAGCCTAGAAAAAGAAAAGCAGTCATCCGGTGAAATTGTAGACACCCAAGTACTTAAGCAGCTTTACAGTCATGTCAAGCCGTACCGAGCACAATTTTATTTCCTGGTGTTTTTGACCATTGCAATGGCCGCGTTGGCACCGACCAGACCTTATTTCATTCAGGTTGCCATAGACGATTATGTAGCCAAAGGGGATGCTCCTGGTTTATTGAATATCATTTATGTTTTGGTGGGATTAATGATCCTTCAAGCGGTAGTCCAATGGGCACATACCTTTTATTCGGGATGGATTGGCCAGGTAATTATCAAAGACATTCGGGTCAATCTCTATAAGCACTTATTGAAATTACGCCTTAAGTTTTTCGATAACACCCCAATAGGGAGATTGGTTACCCGTAATGTTTCGGATATCGAAACATTGGCAGATGTTTTTAGCGAAGGATTGGCAGCAATTATTGGTGACCTACTTCAACTCGTGACCATACTTGGAGTAATGTTTTATATTGACTGGAAATTGACTTTAGTCAGTTTATGCACTCTTCCATTGATGATTATCTCCACTTATATATTTAAGGAGAAAATCAAGGTCACTTTCAATGATGTTCGGAATGCTGTTTCCAACCTCAATTCCTTTCTGCAAGAACACATCACGGGGATGAATATCGTTCAGATTTTTAATAGAGAAGATCGGGAGTTTGAAAAATTCAAGTCAATCAATAAAGAGCATCGGACGGCCCATATCAAATCAGTTCTTTACTACTCTATTTATTTTCCGGTAGCAGAGATTATCCAGGCCATTGGAATCGGCTTGGTCGTATGGTATGGAGCAGTTGGAGTTTTAGGAATGGATTTACAAGTTGGAATCTTGATTTCCTTTATCATGTATTTACAACTCTTTTTCCGCCCCATTAGAATGATCGCTGATCGCTTTAATACCCTTCAAATGGGTGTGGTCAGTTCATCTAGAATATTCAAACTTTTGGAAAGTGATGAGCATATCGCCAATGAAGGAGAACTTAAACCCGAGTCGGTAAAAGGAAATATCAGTTTGGAGCATGTATGGTTTGCCTACAATAATGATGAGTATGTTTTAAAAGACATCAATTTTGAAGTTAAAAGCGGACAGACAGTTGCCTTAGTTGGTGCTACCGGAGCGGGTAAATCCTCAATAATCAACCTGATTTCTCGTTTTTATGAAATCAATGAAGGAGTTATCTCCATTGATGGGAAAGATATTCGTGATTTTGACTTAGGAATTTTACGTAAGCATATCGGAGTGGTATTGCAAGATGTGTTTCTGTTTTCTGACACCATCTATTATAATATCACTTTGGGAAATCCTTCCATTTCCAGAGAACAAGTCATGGATGCAGCAGAACAAGTAGGTGCAAGAAAATTCATCGAAAGACTTCCAGGAGGCTTGGATTACAATGTAATGGAAAGAGGAGCTACTTTATCTGTGGGTCAAAGACAATTAATCTCCTTTGTCCGAGCGATGGTATATAATCCAGAAATCATCATTCTTGATGAGGCTACTTCCTCTGTGGATACAGAAACAGAAGAATTGATTCAGGAATCGATCGATAAGATGATGAAAGGAAGAACTTCCATTGTCATCGCCCACCGTCTTTCTACCATTCAAAAAGCAGATAAAATTATTGTCTTAAACAAAGGTGAAATCGTGGAAACCGGCACCCATACTGAATTACTTGAACTGGGAGGGCACTATACTCAGCTTCACCAGATGCAATTGAAAACAATGGCTATTTAA